In Pseudodesulfovibrio sp. JC047, one DNA window encodes the following:
- a CDS encoding NAD(P)/FAD-dependent oxidoreductase, which translates to MKKRAFDVVVVGSGTAAYYAVAGLKQHSNMTIAIVDERPYGGTCALRGCQPKKYLVSNAESVASVSHLLGRGLEGEVRTNWGALQRLKNEFLQGRSEAAQAHWDASGVTTFNGTARMRADDQIEVGGQVLTAKTIVLATGSLPNQLPIEGGALARDSEYFLDMEKMPERVTFIGGGFISFEFAHVAIRGGASAVHILHRSARPLRAFEDDLVAVLLKASAAAGIDVQLGVVPERIVATETGYSVHSASGAVIETDLIIEATGRHPNLTVLDGNMGNVAFSSKGVEVNSFLQSVSNPRVYAIGDCADTPYMLAPVADREGQIAALNIVHGNSHEVDETVVPSAVFSIPTLASVGLTEEAAREQSLKYRVNQGDTTDWPSSKRIGEEYGAYKVLIDADTDLILGAHILRHNAAEVVNVFALAIQFNISASALANFLWAYPTSTSDLKYMVK; encoded by the coding sequence ATGAAAAAAAGAGCATTTGATGTTGTGGTTGTTGGGTCTGGTACTGCTGCCTACTATGCCGTTGCCGGGCTGAAACAGCATTCGAATATGACGATTGCCATTGTTGACGAGCGTCCATATGGCGGGACCTGTGCCTTGCGGGGATGTCAGCCCAAAAAATATTTGGTGAGTAACGCAGAGAGTGTCGCTTCGGTGTCTCATTTGCTCGGGCGTGGGCTTGAAGGGGAGGTGCGGACCAACTGGGGGGCGTTGCAGCGGTTGAAAAACGAATTTTTGCAGGGGCGATCGGAGGCCGCTCAGGCCCATTGGGATGCGAGTGGTGTCACGACTTTCAACGGGACGGCCCGCATGAGAGCGGACGACCAGATCGAGGTTGGTGGTCAGGTTCTCACGGCAAAAACCATTGTGCTCGCCACGGGATCGCTTCCAAATCAGTTGCCGATTGAAGGGGGAGCACTCGCCCGCGACAGCGAATATTTTCTTGATATGGAAAAGATGCCTGAGCGAGTCACCTTTATTGGGGGCGGCTTTATTTCCTTTGAATTCGCTCATGTGGCCATTCGTGGAGGCGCGTCTGCCGTGCATATCCTGCATCGATCCGCTCGCCCTTTGCGGGCATTTGAAGATGATTTGGTTGCGGTTTTGCTCAAGGCCAGTGCTGCCGCAGGGATTGATGTTCAGCTCGGGGTGGTTCCTGAACGCATTGTGGCAACCGAGACCGGCTATTCCGTGCATTCCGCTTCGGGAGCCGTGATCGAAACCGACCTTATTATTGAAGCGACCGGACGGCATCCCAACCTGACGGTGCTTGATGGAAATATGGGCAATGTGGCGTTTTCTTCCAAGGGCGTGGAGGTCAATTCTTTCTTGCAGAGTGTGAGTAATCCGAGGGTGTACGCTATTGGAGATTGTGCGGATACGCCGTATATGCTGGCGCCGGTTGCAGATAGGGAAGGGCAGATCGCGGCCCTGAATATCGTTCATGGCAATTCGCATGAGGTCGATGAGACGGTTGTTCCTTCTGCGGTTTTCAGCATCCCCACCCTTGCCTCGGTCGGCTTGACCGAAGAAGCGGCCCGGGAACAATCGTTGAAGTATCGAGTGAACCAGGGAGACACGACCGACTGGCCATCGTCCAAACGGATAGGTGAAGAATATGGGGCCTATAAAGTGCTGATCGATGCGGACACGGATTTGATTCTCGGAGCACACATTCTTCGGCACAATGCCGCCGAGGTGGTGAATGTCTTTGCCTTGGCCATACAATTCAACATTTCGGCATCGGCCCTTGCCAATTTTTTGTGGGCCTATCCCACTTCCACCTCAGATCTCAAATATATGGTTAAATAG
- a CDS encoding prenyltransferase, with the protein MVALSTPFSWLKAARIPSQTYIFLPLLLGEIIALSTGQPFDVWTVVLVHLFGLTIQLYIVFANDYADQETDRRNITFTPFSGGSRVLVDGDLHPHAILTAARLMAICSIVIGSGLSVRGETIFPVLLAAAGVVLLWMYSYPPIKLSYRGGGELLQMIGVGVVLPLMGYSAMTQGIHHFSWEFLKVILPTQLACAIGTAVPDEPSDRIGQKRTIPVLLGPIASRILVIALHSLTAAQLIGLFPPTSAHLFAWFSIIFLTASILGQLFFITNKPGSSGVLIFTLLSILSTLTSMTILCLHDWL; encoded by the coding sequence ATGGTAGCACTTTCCACGCCGTTTTCATGGCTGAAAGCGGCACGAATTCCTTCGCAGACCTATATTTTTCTTCCGTTGTTACTTGGCGAAATCATCGCCCTGAGCACGGGACAGCCTTTCGACGTTTGGACCGTGGTACTTGTCCATCTCTTTGGGCTAACCATTCAGCTCTATATTGTCTTCGCCAATGATTACGCTGATCAGGAGACGGACCGACGCAATATCACCTTCACCCCATTCTCGGGAGGATCTCGGGTACTTGTCGATGGGGACCTGCATCCACACGCCATTCTGACAGCGGCCAGGCTGATGGCGATATGCAGTATAGTCATCGGAAGTGGACTCAGCGTGCGAGGCGAAACGATTTTTCCGGTGTTGCTGGCGGCTGCGGGCGTGGTTTTGCTCTGGATGTACAGCTACCCGCCGATCAAGCTGTCATACAGAGGTGGAGGGGAACTGCTGCAAATGATTGGGGTCGGCGTTGTCCTGCCGCTCATGGGCTACTCGGCCATGACTCAGGGCATCCATCATTTCTCATGGGAGTTTCTGAAGGTCATTCTTCCCACCCAACTGGCGTGCGCCATCGGGACCGCCGTCCCAGACGAGCCATCTGATCGAATCGGTCAAAAAAGGACCATCCCGGTTCTGCTGGGACCAATCGCATCCCGAATACTCGTCATCGCGCTCCACAGCTTGACGGCGGCACAACTCATCGGGCTTTTCCCACCCACGTCCGCCCACCTGTTCGCATGGTTTTCGATAATTTTTCTGACGGCATCCATCCTTGGCCAGCTTTTTTTCATTACCAACAAACCCGGCTCCTCCGGCGTCCTGATTTTCACCCTATTGTCCATCCTGTCCACCCTGACAAGCATGACCATCCTCTGCCTGCATGATTGGTTATGA
- a CDS encoding RsmB/NOP family class I SAM-dependent RNA methyltransferase, producing the protein MPTFGRTFRLVCDDTAIPLVESLLVAQGFAFEPEPFFAGARKLTHEPFPLGESLASRFGLIYIQDRSSMLPPLTLAPPKGASVLDMCSAPGSKTSLLSRLVGPHGFVFASEPSADRLGTLRANLRRTGSINAVTAKAMAQDLPFPEQSWEYIQLDPPCSGWGTADKNPKVMDVWSGTKTAPLIALQKVLLEKAAGLLRPGGVVLYSTCTTNIEENEEQVAWALETLDLELEPLSEPEGFVFGAPLMDGMDGVLRVSEDSAGQGFFLARFRKKTSVETLVPEKIVQRELPGTPVRLSRVIGGDHLCLENLPAGDVYNFGGKAFFLPEQALKRVPGTVRWQGFPLGKVAGKGDRLKFLPGGLARILLPSHPEKSQLDILDVDDIAVLEQLFTGRSVRWTSGKGPVGLYYRGLPLGWLSRKGNRLLWSIK; encoded by the coding sequence ATGCCCACGTTTGGACGAACATTTCGCCTTGTGTGCGACGACACCGCCATTCCGCTTGTGGAAAGTCTGCTTGTCGCCCAAGGATTTGCCTTTGAACCCGAGCCGTTTTTTGCCGGTGCCCGAAAATTGACCCATGAACCATTTCCTTTGGGTGAAAGTTTGGCGTCCCGGTTCGGATTGATATATATTCAAGACAGGTCTTCCATGCTTCCACCCCTGACTCTGGCTCCGCCAAAGGGTGCGAGCGTGCTGGACATGTGCTCTGCTCCCGGTAGCAAGACGAGTCTTCTGTCCCGACTGGTCGGTCCTCACGGTTTCGTGTTCGCGTCGGAGCCGTCTGCGGACCGACTTGGAACCTTGCGGGCGAATCTGCGGCGGACCGGGTCCATCAACGCGGTGACTGCCAAGGCCATGGCGCAGGATTTGCCGTTCCCGGAACAGTCTTGGGAATACATTCAACTGGACCCCCCGTGCAGCGGATGGGGCACGGCAGACAAGAATCCCAAGGTCATGGATGTTTGGTCCGGGACCAAGACCGCTCCGCTGATCGCGTTGCAAAAAGTCTTGCTTGAAAAGGCGGCAGGACTGCTGCGACCCGGCGGCGTGGTATTATATTCGACCTGCACCACAAACATCGAGGAGAACGAGGAACAGGTGGCATGGGCGTTGGAAACGCTGGACCTTGAGTTGGAGCCGTTGTCCGAGCCGGAGGGCTTCGTGTTTGGCGCGCCGCTCATGGATGGCATGGACGGCGTCTTGCGGGTGTCCGAAGATTCGGCGGGGCAGGGGTTCTTTTTGGCCCGATTCCGCAAGAAAACGTCGGTCGAGACCCTGGTTCCCGAGAAGATTGTTCAAAGGGAGTTGCCAGGAACTCCGGTGCGTCTTTCCCGAGTGATTGGCGGCGACCACCTGTGTCTGGAAAATTTGCCCGCAGGCGATGTGTACAATTTTGGTGGCAAGGCGTTTTTTCTGCCGGAGCAGGCATTGAAACGGGTGCCGGGTACGGTTCGTTGGCAGGGATTTCCATTGGGAAAAGTGGCAGGCAAGGGCGATCGACTGAAATTTTTGCCCGGTGGCCTTGCTCGAATCCTGCTTCCTTCGCATCCAGAAAAGAGCCAATTGGATATTCTGGATGTGGATGACATCGCGGTTTTGGAGCAGCTTTTCACTGGCCGAAGCGTCCGTTGGACATCGGGAAAAGGCCCGGTTGGCCTGTACTATCGGGGGCTTCCTTTGGGGTGGTTGTCGCGGAAGGGAAACCGTCTGTTGTGGTCTATCAAATAG
- a CDS encoding VCBS repeat-containing protein translates to MTHRRIITACLALMATMLLAAPALASGAKTFAVVPFTYNGPQKYSYFPKAFQASLESDLEWLGQVEPTDKNMSDITTPSNKADALNSLRGHGLDYLVFGDIAILGKNAHIKMEVVSEDGKSWVQKGEMGLDAITTWLDGQSKTIQGDVFNRPGYGTTQAVMDKEIDVEKPKTPMSSAIIPADGGGYTQDNLNPQFRYEGGTSTAGRWRSQAMRYSSYGMYVADGDADGQNEVFILQKSALSAYRFKDGKLQHLSTFKLPANVMSVRLEVADLNRDGLPEFIVGGYQFESQYGIKAPNGQPRSSILSFEGGKFKYVVKKYSKFLGILRIPPTYMPILVAQKKGQRYLFDKYMYEAFVKGDSISLGQRIQAPPFGSVYNMTYLPQELGYNYVILSNKNKLVTYSQTMERLNESDATFNSSGVVIPTADKMVGMGPGVTEERIMNYNVPIRMITAPLTTKKYELLINKDLSASAQVFNSYHYFTQGEIHSLVWDGVGMNLAWKTRRIKGQVSDIALADLNNDGNKQLCVLVNTFAGIGYGNRKTVVVAYDLNLQ, encoded by the coding sequence ATGACCCATCGACGTATTATCACCGCCTGTCTCGCTCTCATGGCGACCATGCTTCTGGCTGCTCCGGCCCTGGCCTCGGGAGCCAAGACCTTCGCTGTTGTCCCATTCACGTACAATGGTCCGCAAAAATATTCCTATTTCCCCAAGGCCTTTCAGGCCAGTCTGGAAAGCGATTTGGAATGGTTGGGACAGGTCGAACCCACCGACAAGAACATGTCGGATATCACAACGCCGTCCAACAAAGCCGACGCGCTCAACTCGCTGCGGGGGCACGGTCTTGATTATCTCGTCTTTGGCGATATCGCGATTCTCGGAAAAAACGCCCATATCAAGATGGAAGTGGTGAGTGAAGACGGCAAGTCCTGGGTACAAAAAGGCGAAATGGGACTGGATGCAATCACGACCTGGCTGGACGGACAGAGCAAGACCATTCAAGGCGATGTCTTCAATCGTCCGGGCTACGGCACCACACAGGCGGTCATGGACAAGGAAATAGATGTCGAAAAGCCGAAAACGCCCATGTCCTCCGCAATCATTCCGGCTGACGGAGGCGGATACACGCAGGACAACCTGAACCCGCAGTTCCGCTATGAAGGTGGCACCAGCACCGCCGGACGATGGAGAAGTCAGGCCATGCGCTATTCCTCATATGGAATGTATGTGGCTGACGGAGACGCCGACGGCCAAAACGAAGTTTTCATTCTCCAGAAATCCGCCCTGTCCGCCTATCGGTTCAAGGACGGCAAGCTGCAACATCTGTCCACTTTCAAACTGCCGGCCAACGTCATGAGTGTACGGCTCGAAGTGGCTGATCTCAACAGGGACGGCCTGCCCGAATTCATCGTCGGCGGCTATCAATTCGAATCACAATACGGCATCAAGGCCCCGAACGGCCAGCCCCGATCAAGCATCCTGTCCTTTGAAGGCGGCAAGTTCAAATATGTCGTCAAAAAATACAGCAAATTTCTCGGTATTCTGCGCATCCCGCCGACATACATGCCCATTCTGGTCGCCCAGAAAAAAGGCCAACGGTACCTGTTCGACAAATACATGTATGAAGCCTTTGTCAAAGGGGATTCCATTTCCCTGGGACAACGCATTCAGGCACCGCCCTTCGGCTCTGTCTATAATATGACATACCTGCCACAGGAACTCGGTTACAATTATGTGATTCTGAGCAACAAGAACAAGCTCGTCACATACAGCCAGACCATGGAACGACTCAACGAGTCCGACGCGACCTTCAACAGCTCCGGGGTGGTCATTCCCACCGCCGACAAGATGGTGGGCATGGGGCCCGGCGTGACCGAAGAACGGATCATGAACTACAATGTGCCTATCAGGATGATAACCGCACCGCTCACGACCAAGAAATACGAACTGCTGATCAACAAGGATCTGTCGGCGTCCGCACAGGTCTTCAACAGCTATCACTACTTCACTCAGGGTGAAATTCACTCTCTGGTCTGGGACGGCGTGGGAATGAATCTCGCGTGGAAAACCCGTCGCATCAAGGGACAGGTCTCCGACATCGCACTGGCCGACCTGAACAATGACGGCAACAAGCAGTTGTGTGTTCTGGTCAACACCTTTGCCGGAATCGGCTACGGCAACCGGAAAACCGTGGTCGTGGCATACGATCTAAACCTGCAATAA
- a CDS encoding TRAP transporter substrate-binding protein, whose protein sequence is MRKFVRLTGAGFLLACLMSVSALAGTTLTYANFPPAPTFPCVQMEQWKAEVEKRTNGALAIQTFPGSTLLGAKNMLRGVQTGQADIGCISTSYYPGVFPLISVVNLPVAFTSTEVASKVMWDLFQKYQPDEFKNVKVLTVFTSAPSHIMSTVAVKQLSDLKGLELRASGSILKILNGLGAQGVGMPMSQTPEALQKGIVKGLVSSYDVLKDLNFAEQCQYETVTNLPVYPFVVIMNKARWESLPAETQKTLDKLSREQAIWTGQYLDDYTTKALAWAKGKYQVDVFTLTDAEYAEIRKQGEPLIAAWKADAIEAGLDAEAILAEMLALKAKYETD, encoded by the coding sequence ATGCGTAAATTTGTACGACTGACAGGGGCCGGTTTTTTGCTGGCCTGCCTGATGAGTGTTTCGGCTCTGGCCGGGACCACGTTGACCTATGCGAACTTCCCGCCCGCTCCGACATTCCCCTGTGTCCAAATGGAACAGTGGAAAGCCGAAGTCGAGAAGCGAACCAACGGGGCTCTCGCCATCCAGACATTTCCCGGGTCCACCCTGTTGGGTGCAAAGAACATGCTCAGAGGTGTTCAAACAGGTCAGGCTGATATCGGATGTATTTCCACATCCTATTATCCCGGCGTGTTTCCCCTCATCTCCGTGGTCAACCTGCCGGTGGCGTTCACATCCACCGAGGTGGCCAGCAAGGTCATGTGGGACCTGTTTCAAAAATACCAGCCGGATGAGTTCAAGAATGTCAAAGTCCTGACCGTCTTCACGTCGGCCCCGTCCCACATCATGAGCACGGTGGCCGTCAAGCAACTTTCGGACCTCAAGGGACTGGAGCTTCGCGCTTCTGGCTCCATCTTGAAGATATTGAACGGCCTTGGCGCGCAAGGTGTGGGAATGCCCATGTCGCAAACCCCGGAAGCCTTGCAAAAAGGCATCGTCAAAGGGCTTGTCTCGTCATACGATGTCCTGAAAGACCTGAACTTTGCCGAGCAGTGTCAGTACGAAACCGTCACCAACCTGCCAGTGTATCCGTTCGTCGTCATCATGAACAAGGCCCGCTGGGAATCCCTGCCTGCCGAAACCCAAAAGACGCTCGACAAACTCAGCCGGGAACAGGCCATCTGGACCGGGCAATATCTGGACGACTACACCACCAAGGCCCTTGCCTGGGCCAAGGGAAAATATCAGGTGGATGTTTTTACCCTGACGGACGCGGAATACGCCGAAATCAGAAAACAGGGCGAACCGCTCATCGCCGCCTGGAAAGCCGACGCCATCGAGGCCGGACTTGATGCAGAAGCCATTCTGGCAGAAATGCTCGCGCTCAAGGCGAAATACGAAACGGATTAA
- a CDS encoding TRAP transporter small permease: MIDTLDTISGIIAKILAALAGTFLVAMMLLACANMILRAVWAPLQGTFELMGFMGAVVATFSLAFAQRKKAHIAVGILLARFPAPVRRLTDAATSTCSCIFFLLAGVETWKWAAFLVQTNEVSETLQIIYHPFVFAASAGCLALAFVLAVDTLKILTAEKVA; encoded by the coding sequence ATGATAGACACTCTCGATACAATCAGTGGCATTATCGCCAAAATTCTCGCGGCATTAGCCGGAACATTCCTTGTGGCCATGATGCTTCTGGCCTGTGCGAACATGATTTTGCGCGCGGTCTGGGCACCGCTACAGGGGACCTTCGAACTGATGGGATTCATGGGCGCGGTGGTGGCCACCTTTTCACTGGCTTTTGCCCAACGCAAGAAAGCCCATATTGCCGTCGGTATCCTGCTGGCCCGATTCCCGGCCCCAGTTCGACGGTTGACCGATGCGGCCACCAGTACCTGTTCCTGCATCTTCTTTCTCCTGGCAGGCGTGGAGACATGGAAATGGGCCGCATTTCTGGTCCAAACCAACGAGGTTTCCGAAACACTTCAGATCATCTATCATCCATTCGTGTTTGCCGCCTCGGCCGGGTGTCTGGCCCTGGCCTTTGTACTGGCTGTTGATACGCTGAAAATCCTGACTGCGGAAAAGGTGGCGTAA
- a CDS encoding TRAP transporter large permease — protein sequence MDPITIGIVGTVVLLIAIFLFRIPVGFAMGIIGFVGFATILNWNAATGMLGTELWNVFSKYGLTVVPLFILMGQICFYSGVNERLYKSAYAWMGEIRGGIAMTTVLACAGFAAICGSNSATAATMSTVALPEMKKFRYSPILSTGVIAAGATLGVVIPPSVVLIIIGLQTSQSIAQLFVGGMVPGVLLTVLFLGTIWYLCKKNPDWGPAGPATTFSEKLKSLPGSIEMVILFFLVMGGLFLGFFTPTEAGAAGAGLSLLIATISGKMSWKKFQLAVNDSLKISCMIMVIMLGAVIFGRFLAITRLPFEAAGWVAGLPIPPMVIIGVICLIYVIGGMVMDALALLLVTIPIFFPVVTAMGYDPLWFGVLITVVTTLGAITPPVGVNTFIVASMAKDVPMTDVFKGVSYFVAAYVLCVALLMLFPDLVTFLPRLMQ from the coding sequence ATGGACCCGATCACCATCGGCATCGTGGGCACCGTAGTGCTCCTCATTGCCATTTTTCTCTTCCGTATTCCTGTGGGATTCGCCATGGGCATCATCGGCTTCGTCGGTTTTGCCACCATCTTGAACTGGAACGCGGCCACCGGAATGCTGGGCACGGAATTGTGGAATGTCTTTTCCAAATACGGATTGACCGTTGTCCCGCTTTTCATTCTCATGGGGCAAATCTGTTTCTATTCCGGGGTCAATGAACGGTTATACAAATCCGCTTATGCCTGGATGGGCGAAATTCGCGGCGGCATCGCCATGACGACGGTTCTGGCCTGTGCCGGATTCGCAGCCATCTGCGGGTCCAATTCGGCCACGGCAGCCACCATGTCCACGGTGGCCCTGCCCGAAATGAAAAAGTTCAGATACAGCCCAATTCTCTCCACCGGCGTGATCGCGGCCGGGGCCACGCTTGGCGTGGTCATCCCCCCGTCCGTCGTCCTCATCATCATCGGGCTGCAAACCAGTCAGTCCATTGCCCAGCTCTTTGTGGGCGGCATGGTCCCGGGCGTTCTCTTGACCGTCCTTTTTCTCGGCACCATCTGGTATCTCTGCAAAAAAAATCCGGATTGGGGTCCGGCCGGACCGGCCACCACGTTTTCGGAAAAGCTCAAATCCCTGCCCGGATCAATTGAAATGGTCATCCTGTTCTTTCTGGTCATGGGAGGCCTGTTCCTCGGCTTTTTCACCCCCACGGAAGCCGGAGCGGCCGGAGCGGGATTGTCCCTGCTCATCGCCACGATCTCAGGAAAAATGTCATGGAAAAAATTCCAACTGGCCGTCAATGATTCCCTCAAGATTTCCTGCATGATTATGGTCATCATGCTCGGCGCAGTCATCTTTGGCCGTTTTCTGGCCATCACTCGCTTGCCGTTCGAGGCCGCCGGATGGGTCGCAGGGCTTCCCATCCCTCCCATGGTCATCATCGGCGTCATCTGCCTGATCTACGTCATCGGCGGCATGGTCATGGACGCGCTCGCCCTGTTGCTGGTGACCATCCCGATCTTTTTCCCGGTGGTCACGGCCATGGGATACGACCCGCTCTGGTTCGGCGTGCTCATCACCGTGGTCACAACCCTCGGAGCCATCACTCCTCCCGTGGGGGTCAACACCTTCATCGTGGCGTCCATGGCGAAAGATGTACCCATGACCGATGTCTTCAAAGGGGTCTCCTACTTTGTCGCCGCCTATGTCCTGTGTGTCGCGCTCCTGATGCTCTTCCCTGACCTGGTGACATTCCTGCCCAGACTGATGCAATAA
- a CDS encoding YdbH domain-containing protein: MAAPFLKKLAKWSLLITPWLLVLVLATGWVLTSFAPRYLENEIPRVISAMGVDITEFRINHAGLFSADLGPVQIGTGPTAVTFASVHLTYTPTSLKAKRVSAIELDGISLTCSYENGRLSLPILDLLPQSESSDTTDATLPDLPFETLTIRNGTLHCSINGTPLSVPFEATLTPGKTMRTSLRIRPRDQMVNLSGELGPTLNDLALSIQTNEFHLGPFSDFFPIPIAGQVDLDLTGHMDRARPDSLTAEFTLTSRENDLSGLGIKLVETAALSLSGTMTNHTITFSMKPVSVAAPLPVTAAIQSGTISPNSLFAQFTLAGAGVEMGGRFEADKLPDNPHGLWDVALTAANPDDMTIETAGRIIHLAGFIFSLRGTAGPDTADVVLDCGTRGAGLGTTSIRTGKMRVTLPLAWPVPTRHTPGRMTLSSVRLGDRTLGNLTGTVRQQGTDLAYSGTLSTRLLPNLRIPFSGHSSMISNRNLLNFGIENYTLPTGFSPGSLVPELNEIILTGTLNADGSISMNKDGIHSRLSGNFSNGELTVQEGTTSMTGIRLSFATPDLLSMRSAPAQTLSFDTLQAGAILIRNGQIMYQLEPEGVILVEQARFNWAGGHVSSRAFRVVPKSDAYDVTMFCSELKLSEILSQLGLAEAQGEAAMSGELPITWRDGKLSFNSGFLHSTPGQGGTIRVRAMDNLVAAIPEGTPQRGHIELAQAAVRDFEYKWVRIKADTVGEDLLVRLSVDGKPAGTLPFVYKREFGGFMRVTGDVKGSNFQGLRLDVNFSVPLDRILLYKDIMNVLE, encoded by the coding sequence ATGGCTGCCCCATTCTTGAAAAAACTGGCGAAATGGTCGCTGCTCATCACACCGTGGCTGCTCGTCCTCGTGCTGGCAACCGGTTGGGTGCTGACATCCTTTGCACCGAGGTATCTGGAAAACGAAATTCCCCGGGTCATTTCGGCGATGGGCGTGGATATCACCGAGTTTCGCATCAACCACGCCGGTCTGTTTTCTGCGGACCTCGGCCCGGTCCAAATCGGGACAGGCCCGACAGCCGTCACCTTCGCCTCGGTTCACCTGACGTACACACCAACGTCGTTGAAAGCCAAACGCGTGTCCGCCATCGAACTGGACGGGATCAGCCTGACCTGTTCGTATGAAAATGGCCGTCTCTCCCTGCCCATACTCGACCTGTTGCCGCAATCCGAATCGTCCGACACCACTGATGCCACGCTTCCCGATCTGCCGTTTGAGACGTTGACCATCCGAAACGGTACACTGCATTGTTCCATCAATGGAACTCCGCTGTCCGTCCCCTTTGAAGCCACCCTGACTCCGGGAAAAACCATGCGCACATCCCTGCGCATCCGCCCTCGCGACCAGATGGTGAATCTCTCCGGAGAACTCGGACCGACCCTGAATGATCTCGCGCTCTCCATCCAGACCAACGAATTCCATTTGGGACCATTCTCCGACTTTTTCCCGATCCCCATAGCCGGACAGGTGGACCTCGACCTCACCGGCCACATGGATCGAGCGCGTCCCGATTCCCTGACCGCCGAATTCACCCTGACATCCCGGGAAAACGATCTTTCCGGACTGGGAATCAAACTGGTCGAGACCGCAGCCCTGTCTCTCTCCGGCACCATGACAAACCACACGATCACCTTTTCCATGAAGCCCGTATCCGTGGCAGCCCCTCTGCCCGTCACGGCCGCGATTCAATCGGGCACGATCAGCCCGAATTCCCTATTCGCCCAATTCACCCTGGCCGGAGCTGGCGTTGAAATGGGCGGACGATTCGAGGCCGACAAACTCCCGGACAACCCGCACGGACTCTGGGATGTGGCCCTGACCGCCGCCAATCCTGATGACATGACCATTGAAACGGCGGGGCGCATCATCCATCTGGCTGGATTCATTTTTTCACTGCGGGGAACGGCAGGACCGGACACCGCAGACGTGGTACTCGACTGCGGCACTCGCGGCGCGGGTCTGGGCACGACCTCGATACGGACCGGGAAAATGCGCGTGACCTTGCCGCTGGCGTGGCCCGTTCCCACACGCCATACCCCGGGTCGAATGACGCTCTCCTCCGTTCGTCTCGGAGACCGCACACTCGGCAACCTGACGGGCACAGTCCGCCAGCAGGGAACCGATCTGGCCTATTCCGGCACCCTGTCCACCCGGTTGTTGCCGAATCTGCGTATTCCGTTTTCCGGGCACAGCTCCATGATCAGCAACCGGAACTTGTTGAATTTCGGGATAGAGAACTACACCCTTCCCACCGGATTTTCACCGGGGAGTCTGGTCCCGGAACTCAATGAAATCATCCTGACCGGCACACTCAATGCGGACGGGTCCATTTCCATGAACAAGGACGGCATTCACAGCCGACTCTCAGGAAATTTCTCCAACGGCGAACTGACCGTGCAAGAAGGCACCACCTCCATGACCGGCATCCGGCTGTCATTCGCCACGCCGGATCTGCTCTCCATGCGCAGCGCACCGGCCCAGACCCTTTCCTTTGACACACTTCAAGCCGGAGCCATCCTCATTCGCAATGGCCAAATCATGTACCAGCTCGAACCCGAAGGCGTGATCCTGGTGGAACAGGCCCGTTTCAATTGGGCCGGGGGACACGTGTCCAGCCGGGCATTCAGGGTGGTGCCGAAATCCGACGCATATGATGTGACCATGTTCTGCTCGGAACTCAAGTTGTCGGAAATTCTCTCCCAACTCGGATTGGCCGAGGCACAGGGGGAAGCCGCCATGTCCGGGGAACTGCCCATCACCTGGCGCGATGGAAAACTTTCGTTCAACAGTGGATTCCTCCACTCCACACCGGGACAGGGGGGGACCATCCGAGTCCGCGCCATGGACAACCTGGTGGCCGCCATTCCCGAAGGCACCCCTCAACGAGGACACATCGAATTGGCACAGGCCGCAGTGCGGGATTTCGAATACAAATGGGTTCGCATCAAGGCGGACACTGTCGGTGAAGACCTGCTGGTCCGCCTGTCCGTGGATGGCAAGCCCGCCGGGACACTGCCCTTTGTCTACAAACGAGAATTCGGCGGATTCATGCGCGTCACCGGCGACGTCAAAGGCTCGAATTTTCAGGGACTCCGTCTGGACGTCAATTTCAGCGTGCCCCTGGATCGTATTTTACTGTATAAAGACATCATGAACGTACTTGAATAG
- a CDS encoding YnbE family lipoprotein, with the protein MKPKLMTLAICGLFVALWGCSTSHKVEVAPVEVKPIHITIDVNVKVDKELDDFFSDIDETPVATPEAPNAQ; encoded by the coding sequence ATGAAACCGAAACTCATGACGTTGGCGATATGTGGACTGTTTGTGGCCCTCTGGGGCTGTTCCACAAGCCACAAGGTCGAAGTCGCACCAGTGGAGGTCAAACCCATCCACATCACCATTGACGTCAACGTCAAGGTGGACAAGGAACTGGACGACTTCTTTTCTGACATCGACGAAACCCCTGTCGCCACACCGGAGGCACCCAATGCGCAATAA